The following is a genomic window from Gemmatimonadota bacterium.
GATGTACTGGACGATCTGATTGCAGAAGGGCTTTTTGTTGCTTGTGGAGAAGCTGAAGATCTATATCGATTTTCACAGGATTTGTGTCGGTGTGCAATTTACAATCGTATGCAAGATGTGCGGCGGCGGTTGTTGCATCGAGAAATTGGAAATGCTCTGGAAGAGACGGAAGATGCAGAAGAATTGATAGAAGAACTGGCAGATCATTTTGCGGCGGCAGAAGAACAAAATAAGGCTGTGAAATATATGTGTCTGGCAGGCAAGAAAGCATTGGAGAAACACGCTTATCGCCAGGCATTGAGACGGTTTGAGGCTGTCCGAGACCGCGTAGCGGATGACGCTTTTGAATCACAAGTAGATGAGATCGACTTTTTGTGCGATTATGCAGATGCACTGCGTAACTGCGGTCAGCACAGTAAAGCACTGAAATTTTTAGAGGAGGCAAAGGCGTTATTGCCCGTTGATCGGAACGATTTGAAAGCGCGTATTTTGAATGGGCAGGGTAATATTTACATCGTACTTCAAGAGGGAGAAATTGCAGAAGAATATATGTTGAAGGCACTACAACTTTATCGTGAACTTGATAATCTTGAGGGCGAAATTCATGCATTAAGTAGTTTGGCTCAGTTATATGACGTGTCTGGGCGGCACGAAGAGGCGATTGCGTATATGCGTCGGGAAATAGAGAAATATGCTGCCTTGGGAGAAGTGCAAAATAAGGCGGTTATACAAGTACGAAAAGGTATGGTTTCATTGGTAGGATTTCGATTTAAGACAGCCAAAGAACAACTTGAAGCGGCTGTCAAGACATCTCAGCAGACTGGACTTGAATACTATCGTATAGGGGCACTCAATTTACTTTCAAGAGTTTATTTTTATCTGGGTGATTTCAATCGTGTGGAAACAAGTTGCTATGAAGTCATCGGTGAGTGGCAGAAGCGGGGGCTTTTGTACTGGGAAGCAATGAATTTTCTCCGATTGGGAGAAATGGTACTGGAACGCGGTGATTTTGCCGAGGCATTGGAATATGCCGAGACATCATCAGAGCGATTTTTGCAAACACCGCGCAAAGATTATATTTATCGCGCTTATGCGATTGCAGCAACGGCTGCAGCGAGATTGGGAGATACAGAAATAGCACTCGAATGGGCAGAAAAAGCCGATGAAGGTGTGCAACAAATATCGGGTATGTACACGGGCATATTGCCCCTGGTGTATTGTGGTATTGGTGCGGCTTTCGTTCAAGCAGAGCGGATTGCTGAGGCTGAAGAGGCTTTTGAACAGGCGATTGAATGCCGAAGAGAATCCAAAGGCGATCCCTGGGCGCGTGCATTGCTGATGGCTGGGGAGTTTTATCTCGATCGCGATGATGTGCCAAAAGCGCAAGAGTATTTCGAAGCGGCAAAACAGGCGTTTAAAGAGATGGAAATGTCCTATTTTCTGGAGAAAACACAGGTGTTATTAGATCAATTGGATGAATCTTCTCGCAACAGGGATGCTATATCCAGTTCTGAGATTTCAGTCGATACATTATCTGTTGATCGCTTGCGCTTGCTTTACGATGTGAGTCGAGAATTGACAACAGAGCGCGATGTCAAAGTGTTATTGGATCGAACTCTGGGTAATTTGTTGACTGTTTATCCAGCAGAGCGGGTAGTTGTTGCAATAAAAAATGAAACCCAAAAAGGCTTTGTGGTCGATGCCGTGCGCTACCACAACTTAGAGGTAGATGATGCAGAAGCACTGAGTGGGGATATTATTCGTTGGGTTATTGAAACAAATGAACCCGTTTTGAGCTTTGATGCACAGTCAGACGAAAGGCTAAATCAATATCAAAGTGTGATAGACTACAATATTCGGTCTGTATTGTGTGTTCCTCTATTTCATGTTAAGGAAGGTGTTATTGGCGCGCTATATGTGGATCATCGCGGCATGGGCAATGCATTTTCTGAAACCGATCAGACGTTTTTACAGGCTTTTGCAAATCTGGTGGGGATGGCACTGGTCAATGCGAGAATGTACGAACAATTGGGAGAGAAAGCACAATATTTGCAACAGGAAGTGGAAAGGCGGTACCGGCTTGATGATATGGTCGGCCAGAGTGATGCGATGCAGACGATCTACCTGCTTATAGAAACTGCTGCAAAAAGCGATATTCCCGTGCTTGTGCAGGGCGAAACAGGTACGGGCAAAGAGTTAGCTGCGCGTGCCATACACTACAATAGCACGCGCAAAGACCAGCGGTTTTTGTCACAAAATTGTGCCACACTCTCACCAGAGTTGTTGCAGAGTGAGTTGTTTGGGCACAAAAGAGGCGCGTTTACTGGCGCGAGTGAAGATCACAAGGGGATTTTTGAAGCGGCTGATGGGGGCACGGTTCTTCTCGATGAAATTGCCGATGCCCCGCCGCAGTTGCAGAGGAGTTTGTTGCGGGTGTTACAAGAAGGTGAGATTCGGCGTGTGGGAGAAACAGAGGATCGCAGAGTGGATGTACGTATTATTGCTGCGACCAATCGAGACTTAAAAAAAGAAGTTGAAAACGGTTCTTTCCGCGAAGATTTGTATTATCGGTTGCATGGGATTCAGATCGATATGCCGCCTTTGCGAGAACATATTGAAGATGTGCCATTATTGGCTGAACATCTGCTCATTCGAGAAAAAGAAGAGGCTAACAAGTCGGTTGGAGGGCTGACAGTGGGGGCGATAAAGGTGCTCACAAGCCACAACTGGCCTGGCAATGTGCGCGAGTTGGAGAATGCGATTCGGCTTGCAGTTGCATTGGCAGCAGAAGAGGGTGAGATTACGCCCGATTTGTTTTCAATAGCTGCTGGGCACGCAGTGTCAGATGTCTCTGTTGAATTTCAGGGATATTTGCAAGATCGCGTTCAGGAATTTGAAAAACAATTGATTCGAGACACGCTCGAGAAATACGAGGGCAATATTACCCATACCGCCAGAGAATTGGGAATGACGCGTGCTGGGTTGCAGAAAAAGATCAATCGTTTGGGGTTGAGATAGGTATTAAACAGGTGCATCCTGTCGGATGCAGTGCATCCCAGCGGATGCACCATGTTTATCTTTATATGAATCAATTAGTTATGGGAAATTTTCGTGAATAAGCGATTATAGGTGCCTCCTGGCGGATGCACTTGCACCAGAATGTCGCTGGTGTAGCACAAATAATTTTAAAATTTTATCCCCTTGTTTTTCAAGCACTTGAGAGTTTTCAAGTGTTTTTTTTATTTTGAAGCG
Proteins encoded in this region:
- a CDS encoding sigma 54-interacting transcriptional regulator — translated: MEYLPGKTLEKIITDRALLGRFRASYFFTFVQQIAEGLAYIHAQGAVHRDLKPSNIMVLETEEGIETTILDLGLAKFRHLHSVSITQTGATIGTAEYMSPEQGKGLWVDHRSDLYSLGVILYEMLMGAPPFSGQNPVSVILKHIRESPPPMGEVNIAVPLQTQQVVLKLLAKESVDRYQSAEELMQALKSGFVLPNDELRDVPLKVMRPQFVGRESEMKTLRAMLKDVRVGEQRVVLISGESGVGKTRLVEELLGDARVYNFLCLKSAGREEGGQIYGALIDAFQGMTNLMGWMPDPVEMDKFSVMERWLQLLKRMRKQKPIVFCLEDIQWLDELSLEFLQYVLRDPEPCPFLLCLTCRWSNLEPLSEEIENFIHSNEFDGETHIQLKNLSQEASGYLAASMLGERSIPADALQTLFRETGGQPLFVVEAVRTLVNADVVRQNVSGDWQWGEFPETLLSDDFSEVLYRRIDTLTDVQRRVLEYACVFLSDFSFELLAAVWRGDELELLDVLDDLIAEGLFVACGEAEDLYRFSQDLCRCAIYNRMQDVRRRLLHREIGNALEETEDAEELIEELADHFAAAEEQNKAVKYMCLAGKKALEKHAYRQALRRFEAVRDRVADDAFESQVDEIDFLCDYADALRNCGQHSKALKFLEEAKALLPVDRNDLKARILNGQGNIYIVLQEGEIAEEYMLKALQLYRELDNLEGEIHALSSLAQLYDVSGRHEEAIAYMRREIEKYAALGEVQNKAVIQVRKGMVSLVGFRFKTAKEQLEAAVKTSQQTGLEYYRIGALNLLSRVYFYLGDFNRVETSCYEVIGEWQKRGLLYWEAMNFLRLGEMVLERGDFAEALEYAETSSERFLQTPRKDYIYRAYAIAATAAARLGDTEIALEWAEKADEGVQQISGMYTGILPLVYCGIGAAFVQAERIAEAEEAFEQAIECRRESKGDPWARALLMAGEFYLDRDDVPKAQEYFEAAKQAFKEMEMSYFLEKTQVLLDQLDESSRNRDAISSSEISVDTLSVDRLRLLYDVSRELTTERDVKVLLDRTLGNLLTVYPAERVVVAIKNETQKGFVVDAVRYHNLEVDDAEALSGDIIRWVIETNEPVLSFDAQSDERLNQYQSVIDYNIRSVLCVPLFHVKEGVIGALYVDHRGMGNAFSETDQTFLQAFANLVGMALVNARMYEQLGEKAQYLQQEVERRYRLDDMVGQSDAMQTIYLLIETAAKSDIPVLVQGETGTGKELAARAIHYNSTRKDQRFLSQNCATLSPELLQSELFGHKRGAFTGASEDHKGIFEAADGGTVLLDEIADAPPQLQRSLLRVLQEGEIRRVGETEDRRVDVRIIAATNRDLKKEVENGSFREDLYYRLHGIQIDMPPLREHIEDVPLLAEHLLIREKEEANKSVGGLTVGAIKVLTSHNWPGNVRELENAIRLAVALAAEEGEITPDLFSIAAGHAVSDVSVEFQGYLQDRVQEFEKQLIRDTLEKYEGNITHTARELGMTRAGLQKKINRLGLR